The DNA window GTTCGCCAAGTTCAGAACGGTAGCGCTGCCGCAGAAGCTGGTATCGATGTAGAAGACGTGATCCTCGAAATAGACGGGACTAAGATCAAGAACGCAAATGATGTGGTTTCTAAGATCAGAGCTTCCAAAGTGGGGCAACGTGTTTCGATTGTTGTATTTAGAAAAGGCCAGATATTAAAAATTTCGGTTAAGCTGGCGGAGTGATTAAATCTTTTGGCAGGACATACCTTAAATCCGGAGGATAAATTCGACGATGAGATATCTCTTCGTCCCTCCTTATTCTCCGAGTTTATAGGACAAAAAGAGATCCTGTCCAATCTAGGCGTCTTTGTAGGAGCCGCCAAAAAAAGAGGCCAGGCCCTGGATCATGTACTTCTATCTGGGCCCCCTGGTCTTGGCAAGACCACACTTGCTGGTATTATTTCTCAAGAACTTGGCACTCGGATCGTAGTAACTTCTGCACCTGTTTTGACCCGAGGCGCAGACCTTGCAAAATTACTCACCGATCTAGAAGAGAGAGATATATTATTTATAGATGAAATACATTCCCTAGGCCGCAAGGTAGAAGAGATCTTATACCCTGCGATGGAAAATTTCATGATCGATCTTCTCGTGGGAGAAGGGATCACAGCTCAAACCATCCAGATCAAATTAAAACCATTCACTTTGATAGGAGCCACTACTCGTAGTGGACTTATCTCTGATCCACTCAAGAGCAGATTTGGGATCCATTTCCGTTTGGAATATTACGACGACGCAGAAATGAAAGATATTGTCCTCCGTTCCTCCAAGATCCTGGGTTATGAGATAGACGAGAACGCTGCCTTCGAGATAGGCAGAAGATCCAGAAAAACCCCAAGGATCGCGAACCATCTTCTCAAAAGAGTAAGAGACTTTGCAGAGGTAAAAGGCGAAAAAATGATCCGGATCCCCTCCTGCGAAGAGGCATTTTCCCGTCTGGGAATAGACGAATTGGGCCTGGATAGAATGGACCGCCAGATCTTGGAATGTATGATCGATCGATACAAGGGCGGACCCGTGGGCTTAAAACCGATCGCGGCAGTAATTGGAGAGGAAGAAAGGACCCTGGAAGACCATTACGAATCCTATATGGTAAGAGTTGGCTTGATCAATAGAACCTCTTCCGGCAGAGTAGCCACGGAGAAGGCTTATAAGTTGTTGGACAGAGTCCCTCCGGCTTTCGACAAAAGAATAGAAGAAGATGCGGCTCCCGGCCTTTTTTAAAAGCGAAATAGATAATTCAGGAGATTTAGGAGAAGACGATCGTCGCCTTCTATTCGCCGCGTTTTTCGTATTTGCATTCGCCTCTTTCTTAGTAGCTCACTTATTTACACGTAATATTCTATTTAAGATCTTGGGAGAAGACCCAATCGTTCAGGTAAAAGAAAGAGCAGAAAGAGAAAAAATTTACGAAGTATTATTAGAGCAGGAGTTCGTTGATAAAAGGATCAAAGACGAATACAAAGCACTATCTAATGTAGAGTCCGCGGGTTCAGGTGGTATCACCAAGGAGAAAGGATTTCATACACTTTCTCCTTTTCGTGAATTTGTGATGGGGAATATTTTCAGAAATCCTTCCAAGGCAAGTCCTCAAAATTCTCAAAAGAAAACAGAAGAAGAAAAAGTTTACGAAGTCGCTATCCTAAAACAGGATCCTGTAGAATTTACAAATCCGAATGAACAAACTCCGGAGCAAACCCCAGCCACCGGAAGAATGACCAAGATCCCATTCAATTATCGTTTCCAACAAGATATGTTATTTCGTTGGGATGGAAGTTCTTCGATGAGTGTTCCTACTAAAAAGTTAGTAGGTTACGAATATTTTAAAAGAATGCTCCGCCAAATTGAACAAAGTTTTTCTCCTCCAGGCGGAGGAAACTATGGTTATCGCGATGGGGCAGGGCGTGTTATCAGGCAAGCGATAGAACCCGGAGAAGTAAAAGTCCAATTTATGTTAAACGACTCAGGCCAAGTTGTAGATACAAAACTGATATCTTCTCAAGGACAAGCACTTGTAGACCAATCCTGTGTGGATGCACTTAAAGGACAAAATTTCGGAAAAGTCCCTGAAGATGTAAAAGCACAAGGAATGATCTACGGAATTACTTTTATCTTCCCTCGTTTTTACTGAAGATATAAAGTTTTTTGCATTTCACTATTCGATACTTCAAAAATCAAACCGGGCTTAATTTCAGATTTAATTCTTTTCTTAAAGTTTCGAATTTTTCGTTCGGAGAAATTCCTTTTGAATCCACTGAAAGGTCTGGATGAATTGAATTTACAAAGTACATATCCACTTCTCCTTTTCCTTTTGCTTGGACTTTTCCTCTATGCTCGCACACGAAAAAATCTTTTACTAACTCATAAGTAGGGCCTGAAATATTTAAATGTCCTGGTTTACCTGAGGATTCCATTCTACTAGCAAGGTTGACTGCATCTCCCCAAACATCATAAGCGAATTTATTAGAGCCTATCACTCCAGAAGTCACAGGTCCTGTATGAATTCCCACTCTTAATTCCCAGAACGGAAGTCCTATTGCTGATTTGGACTCTGCGATCTTATTCATAAATCTTAGGAATTCTAATCCTGCGAGACAATTGTCCACAGGGTGTGTGGAGTTTGTATTAGGAATTCCTCCGGCACACATATAAGAGTCACCAATTGTTTTAAGTTTTTCCAAACCTAAACGGGAAACGATTGAATCGAATTCAGAAAAACAATTATGTAGATCTTCTACTAGATCTTTTGGAACCATCTCTGCTGCAATTTTAGTAAATCCAACAAAGTCAGTAAATAGTATGCTCGCAGATTCATAATATACAGGAGTTACAGATCCTTTGGATTTTAATTCTTCTGCTACAGGTTTAGGAAGAATATTCAATAATAGTAAATCTGTTTTGTCTCTTTCTTCTGCCAGTTCTTTTGTTCTTTCTACTACCTTTTTCTCCAGGTTGACTGATAATTCCTCGCTGGTATTAAATGCAGTTGCGATCCTTCTGCCTAGCAAAGCTGCATCAGCAAAAGTCAATAGGAATAGACCCGCAGGAGTAAGATATCCTGGTCCTATATGGAATTGGTAAAAAATAAAGTCATTTAGTACAGCAGCAAAGAAAATACCTAAGCCGAGTAACATCAATTTTGCGCCTTGTAAACCTTTGAATATTGCTATGGTCAACATGATCATACCGTATATTCCGCCCAATACGATCAATGCCTGGTAATAAGGGAGTGTATAACTGAAAAGTGCAGGAGGAAGAACTATAATCGATAAACACGGAGGGAGTGACAACGTTAAAATAACGATCATGGATGTTTTTCTGAACTGCGCAGGATACAAAGTCCTCATAAACATAGCCATAAAAGGCACGCCTAAATAAAAGGAGAGATATTCTACACGTATAAAAATATTCCAAGGAACATTTCTATACGCTTCTCCTATAAATCTTTCTCCGCTGGTAAGTACTCTGGAAGTGATCGCAAGACAGGTAAGAGAGAACCAAAGGATCTCCATTTCTTTTTTACGAAATAGGAAAAGGCCCATATGGTATAAGCCCATGATGAGTAAAGATCCTGCCAAAAACGCATTAGCCATCCTGTTCCGATCTCTTGCCGCAAAAATTACAGAAGAATCTCCGAGTAAGATCGGCATCTGGAAACCGCCGTTCCTATGATAGTGATTCGAAATATACATCACTAGATCCACTTGTTTGGCATGAGGAACGGAACTTGTTTGAGCAAGATACTCAGGCTTTTCTTCTTCGGGAGAAGGTCCTGGATGCCCATTATAAGCGACTAACTTACCATTCCAGTATAATGAATATGCGGAACCTTGGCCATCGTCTATTCGTATCGCAAGATCGGGAGTATGTTCAGGAAGATATAATCTTAGGTGATAGGTCATGTATCCTATCGGAGGTAAAGGTTCTTCTTTTAAAAGATGACCATTCCATACACCAGGAACAGAGATGAAACCGCTTGGATCTGAAACAAGATCGTCTTGGAAATTTTTAGGAGGAATGAGTTCCTTCCAATAATATCTCCAGTCTCCGTTTAATTCAACTGTTCCATCTTTTTCAAAATCCCAGTTGCTTAGATCTAATGTACCATTTTCTGCCTTGGGCCTTTCTTTACCTTTTGCTTGGGCGCAAGCGGAAAAGGATAGAAAACAAATAAGAATTCCTAAAATGAAAAAACGAGTTGGACGACCTGAATCACTCATATGTGTAGGAATCAATAAGGGAGAAAAAACCTGTTCCAGCGAGCATTTTTTGTGATCTGGTCGGTTCTTCTGAAATTATTTCATAGAAGAATTTTCACATCGCTCATTCGAGTAGTATCTCAAAATTTCAGGCTTACATTCTTCTAAAATTCAAGTGGAATGAGGATTCAGGGGAATTTCGAATAAAAAACTGGACACTAACGACTGGTCATATTATAATTTTAGAAGTATGCAACTTTCCGCTGCCGAATTCAAAACCAAATGCCTGAGCTTAATGGACAGAGTCCATGAAACCCAAGAGGAAGTGATCATCACCAAACATGGAAAACCTGTAGCAAAGTTAGTAACTATCAAGGATAGCACTGCTGCCCGCCTATTCGGTTATCTAAAAGGACGGATCCAAGAGAACGAAGATATCGTTCCAAGCCTCGGTTTACGTTGGGATGTAGATTCTAAATAGATGATCGTTCTGGATACTCATGCCTGGATCTGGCTGATGGAAGGAGATCCTAAAATGGAAAAAGAACCCATTCTTAGGAAATTATATAAGCATATCCCCCATAGAGGACTATACGTTTCCGAAATATCCGGTTGGGAAGTTGGAATGCTTGCAGCCAAAAAAAGGATACAGATCTCAGGGACCTTAAACCGATGGTTGCAAGATGCGTATGCAGCCCCGGGAATTCAGCCTTATCATCTAACTCCTGAAGTAATTGTAGAAAGTGTGAATTTGCCTGACTCCTTTCACGGAGACCCGGCGGATCGGATCATTGTTGCAACTGCGAGAGTTTTGAATGCGGAACTCGTCACGAAAGATAAGGAAATTATTAAATACGGTAAAAAGGGAAATCTAAAGGTGATTTCCATATAGTCACCACGTGCTTAAGAACGAAGCTACTAATATTAAAACAGTTCTTTAATCGCTTTCCAAAGTTTGGCGTATTCTTTCTTTCTCTCGTCTTTATCTTTTAGTTTTAATAATGTTTTTTGAAATCCGTTAGTACCTGTGATCTTGACTCGGTTTTCGTTTAGAACCTCTACTTCATAAAAGACTTCGTCTACTTTATATGAAAAATTTAAGATACTTGTGGATTTCATAGGATATTCCTTATCTTCTAAGATCGCCTTAGAATTTCGGAAGTCCAGAAACACACATTGTGTATCTTTGAGCATAGGTTCACAAAATTTTCCTGCGGGAGGAGGGACTGGTTTTATTCCACATCCTAAAAAAGCTAAAAGTATAAGTGAGAAAGAATATTTCATTTTCTTAATCCTCTACAGGCAATTTTGTTTTTAGCGCCTGGTTTTTAGAAAGTATCTCTCTTGCGAGATTTAAAACTTCTTCCTTTCTATCGCCTGAGCTCGGATAATATTCTTCTAATAATACGATTGCTTTAGGAGAAAGGTTTTGGTAATAGAAGATCCTTGCTTCTAAAATTTTAGAACTTCCAGTTAAAAAGTCCTCATTTATGTTTTTGACCTTTCTTAAATAATTTAAAGAAGATACATATTGCCCTGCTCTAAATTCGGATAATGCGATTAAAAAGTCGGATTCTCTTGCAGAAAGTAGAAGGGAGCCCGAGATATCCTGTTGGGAGAGGATCTTTTTCAAGAACTCTGTATTTCCAGAAAGTGCGCTTCCCACCAAGCATGTCCAAGCATAGCCAGATTTTAGTTCAGGACTTAATTTTTCCGGTTCTATGGAGATCAAAAGTTTGTTCAACGCGGAACGACTTAATTTTTGTCGGATAGATTCTCCGAATGCGATCAGATAACGGTTATCTGTCGATTCTAAAAATTCAGGATCGATTGCCTGTGCTCTAAGTGCTTGTCTGTAAGAATCTTCCACAAGGGGAAGATAAGATGTATCTTGTTCTAAAAATTCTTGGAAACCAGTATATGCAATTTTAGAAAGAGTGACCGAGTCGAATCTAAAGCCTAATAGTAAGAATTCGTAATATCCCGAAAGTGCTGCATAATGGTAAGAGATACCTTCTTTGGGATTAGAAGTGACAAAATCTTTTGCAGTAGACTTAAATTCTTTGATCTCTCCTTCTTTTGGCTCACCTTTTACGATCCCTTCTTGGAGTAGTTTTCTCTCTTTCTCGAGAAGTAAACGTCTATCTCCTGCGAACAGGTTCTTGATATCTTGTCTGAAAAAAAACGCGATCCCCGCCAAACCTAGCAGGATCAAAAAGAACACTAACGGTTTGTAATTCGCTTTTTTTCTGTAACTTCTGTGGTTGGCTTGGTAGAGCATGTATAAAGTCAGATTCTAAAAAAAGCCTGGACCTTTCACTTATTTTTTGAGGTTGGAATTCCTACTCTAGCTTGACTCTCGGACCCCTGCTGGATTCCGTGTAAATATGCCTTATAATTATGATTTTGACGAGGATTACGAAACTGGGGGCGACGAGGATTACCTCGACGAGGACGCCGTAACTTTTGTATGTGAGGATTGTGATCATCGTTGGGAAGATGATGCTGACGGATCTTATGACGGCCCAGAAAATCATATCTGCTCCATGTGTGGCTCTTCAAGCGTAATCGAGCTTTAATCTTTTTGCGGTCCGGCTTTTTTTCTGAAGCATCAATTCGGGCCGCTTTCCTAATATTTACTGTTATTTTTTTATTTTCGAATTCTATTCATTCGGTTGATTTCGATCAAGTCTATGAATATTATAAAAAAGGAAACTACGATACTTTAGTAAAAGTTTCTAGATCGGGTCTTAGATCCGGCGAATTGGATTATAAGATCCTTTTATTATACGTTGCTTCTGAATCCAGTTTGGAAGAAATAGATAAGACTCTTTTGAGCATTTATTCCAGATCCAAGGAACAACCTTCTATTTTTTATAATTCTGTTTTTTTATTTTTAGAACGTGCATTGGTCTTGGAATCTTATGAATCAGGCACTCGTTGGGGAAAAATTTTCCTGAATAAGGGAGAGTCCTCTGTTCGATACTTCGAAGGTGTTTACACATACGCTTGTATATTGTATTCTTCTCAGGAATATGAGGCAGCGAGTTCTATTTTGGCAAAACTCAAATCGGTGCCCGCAGATTCTAAATTGGGAAAACGGATCCGGATCTTGGAAATGAATCTGGAAAAGAGAAAAGAGGAAAAATGAAACCTGGAAAAAAAACAAAGGGTTCAAAGGGTTTAAGGATCCAAACCGGAGAATTAAAAGGGAGATTGATCCCTTCTCCAGTTAGCCCTGAGGGTAAGAGTAATTTTACTCCTGCAATCATTAAAAAATCATTATTTGATATCATTGAATCTTTACAATTACAGGGCCGTTTGAATATAGAAGATTCCGCATTTGTGGATCTATTCGCAGGTTCTGGCCAAATGGGGATTGAATCCTTGAGTAGAGGTTTTGCAAGAGCTGTGTTTTTGGAACTTGCTTGGGATAGATTCGAGAACCTGAAAGGTGTTTTGGATAAATTAGGAAAGCCTCATTTAGTTTTACGTAAAGATGCTTTCAGATTCTATTCTGGATTCGATATTCCTGAAAAAACAAAAATATATTTTATGGATCCTCCTTATTCTTTCTGGGACAAGAAGACAGAAAAATTGAAAAACGTAGTAGAAGAGATCACCCAAAATGAACCTGGTGTGGCGGCGATTATCGTACAGTCTCCTCTTCCTTTGAACTGGGAAGGATTTACTCCTCGTTCTTTCGGAAGGAATACTTTGAATGTCAGAGTTCTGGCTTAAATTTAAAAACCTAATCCGATCAGAATTTAAATCTGGAAATCCTTGGATCCATTCCGGAGTTTTTGTATTTGTTCTGACTCTTCTTTGTCTGCTTACCAATACTTCCTTGCATGTCATGGGAGTGGATATCAGTGAATTTATTTCTCTTTTTTACGGACTGATTCCTTTATTGTTACGGGATTTAGGAGGGGTGTTTGCTTCTTCTTATGCGTTTTTCCTAGGTGCTGCAATTCTATTTTTAGGCCCTGATTTTTCTGCATGGAAGAAAGGAAACAAAATTGAGATATATAAAATTTATCTAATTCTATTCTCTGTTTTGTTTCTTCTGTTTTGTGGATCTGTTTCTGAATATCCGCAAGTCTACGGAGAATTTTTCTATTATAGACATTCTTGGATCGTCCGACTTTTATATTTTATTACAGATCATTTTTCTCCCTTCTTCTTTAAATCTGTTCTTTTTTTATTTTTAGCCGTTCAGGTCGCTCGAGCTGGATTCACCTTCTGGGAAGCTAAATCTTACGAATCCTTGATTAGATATGTTGTTTTTATAATATTATTTTATTCTTTTCATCTTTTAGGATCTGCTTGGGGAGTTTTAGTTGCTTCTGCATTTTATTCCTTCGATATCCAATTTACTCGATCTAAAAAAGATCTTACCTTTATTGCAATTATGCTCTTAGGTTTTGGGTTTTCTTTTTTTACAGGATCTCGTTTGGAAAGACAGCAGAGCGTTGTATCTAAAGAAGCCTTGGAACATTCTTCTAATACGAACGTGCTTATTATTTCTGCGGACAGTATTCGTCAGGATCAATTGGGATTTGTAAAAGGAGAGAAGGATAAAACTCCGAATATAGATCAGCTTGCTTCTGAATCACTTGTGTTTTTGGATCATCATTCTACTATTCCTAGGACATTTCCTTCTTGGGCGGATTTTCTGAGCGGGAAATATTCTTTTGAACATGGTATCCAAGACATGTTCCCGGATAAAGAAGATCGTTCTAAGTTGGGAAATTCTGTTCCGACACTTCCCGGTATTTTAGGAAAATCTCATAGAACATATGTGGTTTCTTCCTTTGCGGGAGATATTTTTCCTAGAGCGAGCTGGGGATTCCAAAATGTATATGCTCCAAATTTTAGTGCGGAGACTTTAACCCAACAAAGAACAATTGAGTCTCAGGTTTTCTTTCTTCCTGTTTTGACCGGAACTTTTTTTGGAGGAGGAGAATACCTCTCTTCTATCCGATCTCTTCCGAGTTTGGGAGATGATTTTCGCATTCTTCCAGATTTATTCTCTTTGTTTGATAAAAAGGATCGTCCCTTCTTTGCTCTTTATTTTTCTTCCGTAACTCATTTTCCATATAGCCCGCCATATCCTTTTTATAAGAATACTGATCCCAGCTATTATGGACCTTCTAAATATTTTCGTTTTGTAGATCCGAGTAATTCGGAGAAGCCTGATAAAAAAGAACAAGAACAAATTCGTTCTGTCTATTCTGCTTCATTAACTGCTTTTGATTTTTCGGTCGGGAAAATATTAGAAGAGCTGAAAAGAAGAGGATTATACGACGACACACTTATCATTCTCACCTCAGATCATGGAGAATCCTTATTTGAAGAGGATCATAGCCATGGTCACGGAGAACATTTGAGAGGGGAGGGAGTGACCAAAATCCCTCTTATCATCAAGTTTCCTAAGTCTTTTGAGAGAAAAGAAGTCCGCAATTTTAAAGGAATCACAACCTCTTTGGATGTGTTTCCTACAATTTTGTCTGTTGTAGGAACTCCTACAGATCCTAAACTTTCACTTAGGGGAAAAGATCTGACCAAACTTCCCAAGGGAGATACTTGGGCAGAGGATCGTTTTGTGTATTCTGAGACCGGGATTTGGTTTTCGGATAGAGGAGATCATTTTTTTCAGAAGGATAGGATCCATTATCCGAATATTCTCGAATTGCATACGATCGATCCGAATGACGGAAATAGTGTGACTGTTTCAGATCCCTATGCAAAAGAGACTGTTCTTTTCTCCAAGCATAGAATGCTTCAAACCAGGACTAAAAAACTGATCTATGTTCCGAGTCCTGGCGGCGTTTTATATACCTGCTACGATCGAATTTCTGATCCGTGGAATACAAAACCTCTCCCTGCTTCTTATTGTGGGGATTTACAACGTAAGTTGGAGCTCCTACTGATCAGTTCCGGGAAATGGAAGAAGGCAGGAGACTATTTTCTGCCGAAAACCGAACCTTGATTGAACTGTTTTTTCTTTCTTGTTCGGAAAGACTTGAAGTACAGGCCAGAATAAAAATCCTGGAAATAATATGCCCAAAAGGGAAGATCTCCGCTCCGTTCTGATCCTGGGATCCGGGCCGATCGTTATCGGCCAAGCCTGCGAATTCGACTATTCCGGCACCCAGGCCGCCAAAGCACTTCGAGAAAAAGGAATTCGAGTTATTCTTCTCAATTCCAATCCTGCTACTATTATGACTGATCCAGATCTTGCGGATGCCACTTATGTGGAACCCCTGACTGTCGCGGTCGTCCAAAAAATTTTGGAAAAAGAAAAGCCGAATGCGATCCTACCTACTGTAGGAGGTCAAACAGCATTAAACCTTGCATTGGCCTGCCATAACGCTGGATTATTAGAAAAATATAATGTAGAACTCATCGGCGCTAAAATAGACGCGATCAAAAAAGCAGAAGATAGAGAACTTTTCAAAAAAGCAATGGAGAAGATCGGGGTTAAAGTTCCTCGTTCCGGTCTCGTGACGAATCTGAAAGAAGCGGCCGAGGTCAAGGCTCAGATCGGACTTCCTCTCATCGTAAGACCTGCATTCACTCTGGGAGGAACCGGAGGAGGGATCGCTTACGACGAAGAAACCTTCGACGAAGTGGTCGGCAAAGGTCTCAAGGCTTCTCCAATTAGCCAAGTATTATTAGAGCAATCCGTTTTGGGTTGGAAAGAATTCGAGTTAGAGGTCATGAGAGACCTTGCTGATAACGTAGTGATCATTTGTTCTATTGAGAATATAGATCCTATGGGAGTTCATACTGGTGACTCGATCACAGTAGCTCCTCAACAAACACTTTCCGATAAGGAATATCAAAATTTAAGAGATATGTCCATCAGTATCATCCGAGAGATCGGAGTGGAAACTGGTGGGTCCAATATCCAATTCGCAGTAAATCCGGCAGACGGCGATGTGATCGTGATCGAGATGAACCCTCGTGTTTCTAGATCTTCCGCGCTTGCTTCCAAAGCTACAGGATTCCCGATCGCAAAGATCGCTGCGTTACTCTCTATTGGATACTCCTTGGATGAGATCAAAAACGATATTACAAGAGTTACTCCTGCTTCTTTCGAACCATCTATTGACTATGTGGTGACTAAGATCCCTAGGTTTGCTTTCGAGAAGTTCCCTGGAACAGATGATACTTTGGGAGTCCAGATGAAAGCCGTGGGAGAAGCCATGGCGATAGGCCGAACTTTCAAAGAAAGTTTCCAAAAAGCAATGCGCTCCCTGGAAATCGATAGATTCGGTTTTGGCTCAGATGGAAATTTTGCTGAGTTAGTTGAATTCCATACACTAACTACTCCTCAAAGAAAAGAAAGGATAGATTCGCTCTTACGCAGACCGAATGATAAAAGGATCTTCTATGTTAAAAAAGCATTAGAAGAAGGTTATAGTGTAGAACAGATCCATAATCTTTGCAAAATAGATCCTTGGTTCTTATATCAATTCGAAGATCTACAGAATTTAGAAAAAGAATTTATACAAAAAGGAAATTCTGTTTTAGGGAAACTGAAAAAAGCGGGATTCTCCAATAGACAGTTAGCTTTCCTTGCTAAAAAAGCAGAAATAGAAAAGATACTTTCTACTTCGCAAACTCCTGATAAGAAAAAAGCAGAAATAGGTTCTGTCCTCAAAAAAGAAGAAAAGAATCTGGAAGAAATATTAGAATCTTCTAAAATAGAACCAATCTATAAGAGGATCGATACCTGCGCCGGTGAGTTTGAGGCTTATACTCCTTATTTCTATTCTTCTTACGATGAAGAAGATGAAACAAACGTAACCTCTAATAAATCAGTAATCATTTTGGGTGGCGGACCTAACAGGATTGGGCAAGGGATCGAGTTCGATTATTGTTGCTGTCACGCTTCCTTTGCTTTGCAAGATCTGGGAGTGGAATCCATCATGGTGAATTCCAACCCGGAAACAGTTTCTACTGACTATGATACTTCTGACAGATTATACTTCGAACCTCTGACCTTAGAAGATGTAATACAGATCTATAAAAAAGAAAAGCCGGACGGAGTAATCATCCAGTTCGGTGGACAAACACCTCTTAAACTTGCAAAAGATCTAGAAAGTAGGGGAGTTCCAATTTTAGGAACAAGCCCTGATTCTATTGATAGAGCAGAAGATAGAAAACGTTTCGCAGAAGTATTAGAAAAACTGAAATTGATCTCTCCTAATAACGGAATTGCTACTTCTATGGAAGAAGCAAGAAAGATCGCAAACAATATCACTTATCCGGTTCTTGTTCGCCCAAGTTATGTATTGGGTGGAAGAGCGATGCTTATTATCAACGAAGAAAAAGAGTTGGATAAGTATATGGAGAAGGCTGAAGAAATTTCAGAAGACAGACCTCTTCTTATAGATTCCTTCTTAGAAGACGCAGTAGAAGTGGATGTAGACGCGCTTTGCGATGGCAAAGATGTATTCATTGCTGGGATCATGGAACATATCGAAGAAGCAGGGATCCATTCCGGAGATTCTGCATGTGTTCTTCCTCCTCAGTCCTTGTCCAAAAAAGTATTGGATGATATCAGAAGCGCAACAAGAGCACTCGCATTAGAATTGCAAGTCAAGGGTCTAATCAATATCCAATACGCAGTTAAGGAAGAAGTTGTATATGTGATCGAGGTAAACCCTCGAGCTTCCAGAACGGTTCCTTTCGTATCTAAAGCTCTTGGCCATCCTATTGTGAAATACGCTACTCGTATCATGATGGGAGAAACTTTAAAACAGCTCCCTCTTCCGAAAGAAATGGTATTCCCGACCATAAACGTGAAGGAAGCAGTATTACCTTTTAATAAATTTCCTGGAGTAGATACAATCCTTGGACCTGAAATGAGATCCACAGGGGAGGTGATGGGGATCGCCGACACTGCGGGAGAAGCATTCTTAAAGTCCCAGTATATGGCTGGAGAGGAACTTCCTTCTCAGGGAACTGTATTCGTTTCTGTAAACGATAAGGACAAAAAGGATCTTTTAAAATATATCAAAGATCTTTCCGATCT is part of the Leptospira saintgironsiae genome and encodes:
- the ruvB gene encoding Holliday junction branch migration DNA helicase RuvB; translated protein: MAGHTLNPEDKFDDEISLRPSLFSEFIGQKEILSNLGVFVGAAKKRGQALDHVLLSGPPGLGKTTLAGIISQELGTRIVVTSAPVLTRGADLAKLLTDLEERDILFIDEIHSLGRKVEEILYPAMENFMIDLLVGEGITAQTIQIKLKPFTLIGATTRSGLISDPLKSRFGIHFRLEYYDDAEMKDIVLRSSKILGYEIDENAAFEIGRRSRKTPRIANHLLKRVRDFAEVKGEKMIRIPSCEEAFSRLGIDELGLDRMDRQILECMIDRYKGGPVGLKPIAAVIGEEERTLEDHYESYMVRVGLINRTSSGRVATEKAYKLLDRVPPAFDKRIEEDAAPGLF
- a CDS encoding energy transducer TonB, whose protein sequence is MRLPAFFKSEIDNSGDLGEDDRRLLFAAFFVFAFASFLVAHLFTRNILFKILGEDPIVQVKERAEREKIYEVLLEQEFVDKRIKDEYKALSNVESAGSGGITKEKGFHTLSPFREFVMGNIFRNPSKASPQNSQKKTEEEKVYEVAILKQDPVEFTNPNEQTPEQTPATGRMTKIPFNYRFQQDMLFRWDGSSSMSVPTKKLVGYEYFKRMLRQIEQSFSPPGGGNYGYRDGAGRVIRQAIEPGEVKVQFMLNDSGQVVDTKLISSQGQALVDQSCVDALKGQNFGKVPEDVKAQGMIYGITFIFPRFY
- a CDS encoding adenylate/guanylate cyclase domain-containing protein; amino-acid sequence: MIPTHMSDSGRPTRFFILGILICFLSFSACAQAKGKERPKAENGTLDLSNWDFEKDGTVELNGDWRYYWKELIPPKNFQDDLVSDPSGFISVPGVWNGHLLKEEPLPPIGYMTYHLRLYLPEHTPDLAIRIDDGQGSAYSLYWNGKLVAYNGHPGPSPEEEKPEYLAQTSSVPHAKQVDLVMYISNHYHRNGGFQMPILLGDSSVIFAARDRNRMANAFLAGSLLIMGLYHMGLFLFRKKEMEILWFSLTCLAITSRVLTSGERFIGEAYRNVPWNIFIRVEYLSFYLGVPFMAMFMRTLYPAQFRKTSMIVILTLSLPPCLSIIVLPPALFSYTLPYYQALIVLGGIYGMIMLTIAIFKGLQGAKLMLLGLGIFFAAVLNDFIFYQFHIGPGYLTPAGLFLLTFADAALLGRRIATAFNTSEELSVNLEKKVVERTKELAEERDKTDLLLLNILPKPVAEELKSKGSVTPVYYESASILFTDFVGFTKIAAEMVPKDLVEDLHNCFSEFDSIVSRLGLEKLKTIGDSYMCAGGIPNTNSTHPVDNCLAGLEFLRFMNKIAESKSAIGLPFWELRVGIHTGPVTSGVIGSNKFAYDVWGDAVNLASRMESSGKPGHLNISGPTYELVKDFFVCEHRGKVQAKGKGEVDMYFVNSIHPDLSVDSKGISPNEKFETLRKELNLKLSPV
- a CDS encoding type II toxin-antitoxin system Phd/YefM family antitoxin, with the protein product MQLSAAEFKTKCLSLMDRVHETQEEVIITKHGKPVAKLVTIKDSTAARLFGYLKGRIQENEDIVPSLGLRWDVDSK
- a CDS encoding type II toxin-antitoxin system VapC family toxin codes for the protein MIVLDTHAWIWLMEGDPKMEKEPILRKLYKHIPHRGLYVSEISGWEVGMLAAKKRIQISGTLNRWLQDAYAAPGIQPYHLTPEVIVESVNLPDSFHGDPADRIIVATARVLNAELVTKDKEIIKYGKKGNLKVISI
- a CDS encoding LIC12806 family lipoprotein; the protein is MKYSFSLILLAFLGCGIKPVPPPAGKFCEPMLKDTQCVFLDFRNSKAILEDKEYPMKSTSILNFSYKVDEVFYEVEVLNENRVKITGTNGFQKTLLKLKDKDERKKEYAKLWKAIKELF
- a CDS encoding RsmD family RNA methyltransferase — its product is MKPGKKTKGSKGLRIQTGELKGRLIPSPVSPEGKSNFTPAIIKKSLFDIIESLQLQGRLNIEDSAFVDLFAGSGQMGIESLSRGFARAVFLELAWDRFENLKGVLDKLGKPHLVLRKDAFRFYSGFDIPEKTKIYFMDPPYSFWDKKTEKLKNVVEEITQNEPGVAAIIVQSPLPLNWEGFTPRSFGRNTLNVRVLA